One genomic window of Tatumella citrea includes the following:
- a CDS encoding NAD(P)-dependent alcohol dehydrogenase, translated as MNIIHAYAAQNEKSPLAPFSYQPRQLREHDVQIEVLFCGVCHSDLHQARNEWHNTVFPVVPGHEIVGRIIATGSATTKFKTGDIVGVGCMVDSCRSCPSCQDGLEQYCENGFVSTYNGKDRFDGKVTFGGYASDVVVHEDFVLRVPENLDLAGVAPLLCAGITTYSPLSHWKVGPGQKVGIVGLGGLGHMGVKIAHAMGAKVVLFTTSPSKIADGKRLGADEVVVSKDPDQMAKHTNSFDFILNTVAAQHDLTPFINLLKRDGNMTLVGVPEHDHPAPSVASLIFKRRSVSGSLIGGIAETQEMLDFCGKHNIISDIELIDIAQINDAYERMLKSDVKYRFVIDINTLRNSAAA; from the coding sequence ATGAATATTATCCATGCTTACGCCGCACAGAACGAAAAATCCCCTCTCGCTCCGTTCAGCTACCAGCCACGTCAGCTTCGCGAACATGATGTGCAGATTGAAGTTTTGTTTTGCGGAGTCTGCCATTCTGACCTTCACCAGGCGCGCAATGAGTGGCATAACACTGTTTTCCCGGTTGTTCCGGGGCACGAAATTGTTGGCCGTATTATTGCTACCGGCAGCGCCACCACCAAATTTAAAACCGGTGATATTGTTGGTGTCGGCTGTATGGTTGATTCCTGTCGCAGTTGTCCAAGCTGTCAGGATGGCCTGGAGCAGTATTGTGAAAACGGATTTGTGTCCACTTATAACGGTAAAGACCGGTTTGATGGCAAAGTGACCTTCGGTGGTTATGCCTCAGATGTTGTGGTTCATGAAGATTTCGTATTGCGGGTTCCTGAAAATCTGGATCTGGCTGGCGTCGCGCCGCTGCTCTGTGCCGGTATCACCACTTATTCTCCGCTGAGCCACTGGAAAGTCGGTCCTGGTCAGAAAGTGGGTATTGTCGGACTGGGCGGGCTTGGGCATATGGGAGTGAAAATCGCTCACGCGATGGGAGCCAAAGTGGTGCTGTTTACGACTTCTCCGTCTAAAATTGCCGATGGTAAACGTCTGGGTGCTGATGAAGTGGTCGTGTCTAAAGATCCGGACCAGATGGCAAAACACACCAACAGTTTCGATTTTATTCTGAACACTGTTGCAGCCCAGCACGATCTGACCCCGTTTATTAATCTGCTGAAACGCGACGGAAATATGACTCTGGTCGGCGTTCCTGAACATGACCATCCGGCACCCAGTGTTGCCAGCCTGATTTTCAAACGTCGCAGTGTTTCAGGTTCTCTGATTGGCGGAATTGCTGAAACTCAGGAAATGCTCGATTTCTGTGGTAAACACAATATCATTTCCGACATTGAACTGATTGATATTGCACAGATCAACGATGCTTACGAGCGGATGCTGAAAAGCGATGTAAAATATCGTTTTGTTATTGATATCAATACACTACGAAATAGCGCGGCAGCATAA
- a CDS encoding LysR family transcriptional regulator: MDRIQLSQLVVFVTVAGTGSFRAAATQLGIAPSAVSHAVSSLESSLGIRLLARTTRSTQPTEEGYLLLSRVNGPLSDIGNALAEVPDLTGKPCGPLRLTMPSLAAEQLVVPRLPEFMARFPQIELDIRTADGFEDIVQSGCDAGIRLGENLEADMIAIPLDRPRRSLIVASPAYFADHPEPRHPRDLSEHNCIRRRFQSGRVYRWELTQNSQPFSIEVTGNLILPQQSLIRQAALDGIGLAFLFEESVAEDLRAGRLKSVMEAWCPEFNGFFLYYPSRRQMRPALRAFIDFYRYQNK; this comes from the coding sequence ATGGATCGAATTCAGCTTTCACAACTGGTGGTATTTGTTACCGTGGCTGGCACCGGTAGCTTCCGTGCCGCCGCGACACAACTGGGGATTGCACCCTCTGCGGTCAGCCATGCAGTTTCAAGCCTGGAAAGCAGCCTGGGTATCAGACTGCTGGCACGTACTACCCGTTCGACCCAACCCACCGAAGAAGGCTATCTGTTGCTATCGCGGGTCAACGGGCCGCTATCGGATATCGGTAATGCGCTGGCGGAAGTGCCGGATCTGACCGGCAAGCCGTGTGGACCATTGCGCCTGACTATGCCTTCTCTGGCAGCAGAGCAGCTGGTGGTACCACGTTTACCTGAGTTTATGGCGCGCTTTCCGCAGATTGAGCTGGATATTCGTACTGCCGATGGGTTTGAGGATATTGTGCAAAGTGGTTGCGATGCAGGGATCCGGCTGGGAGAAAACCTGGAAGCAGATATGATTGCAATCCCGTTGGACCGGCCTCGCCGTAGCCTGATTGTAGCCAGCCCGGCTTACTTTGCTGATCATCCTGAGCCCCGTCACCCCCGGGATTTGAGTGAGCATAACTGCATTCGTCGCCGTTTTCAGAGTGGCCGTGTTTACCGCTGGGAACTCACTCAGAATAGTCAGCCATTCAGTATTGAAGTCACAGGCAATCTGATTTTGCCTCAGCAATCTCTGATTCGCCAGGCGGCACTGGACGGTATCGGGCTGGCTTTCTTGTTTGAAGAGTCGGTGGCGGAGGATCTACGGGCAGGGCGGCTGAAATCAGTGATGGAGGCCTGGTGTCCGGAATTTAATGGCTTTTTCCTGTATTACCCGTCAAGACGACAGATGCGTCCTGCGTTGCGGGCCTTTATCGATTTTTATCGTTATCAGAATAAGTAA
- a CDS encoding LysR family transcriptional regulator, translating into MKQSHADALWSHLHWLRVLAEKGSFTRAAEQLEVSKAAMSQKIKELESIAGVALVQRTTRSVRLTYEGQKLVDEIREPFEQIEQSFNALRDASGPLRGVVRVTAPVAFARQQLVGHIRSFLQQYPEVLIQLEVSDQLVSLSSEGYDLAVRHSHRLPETHVVLPLCNTRTLLVAAPDYLAAHGVPDDPRQLAEHSCLYYPRGNERPQWRLSHPQTGETRSVAVKGGFATNNSESIRDAAISGLGIAMLPDFSARAALENGELIPVLDEWQVVGGFADKIWLVRPYSAQVPRAVTVFSHWLREGFQNSR; encoded by the coding sequence ATGAAACAAAGCCATGCTGATGCATTGTGGAGCCATTTGCACTGGCTGAGGGTACTGGCCGAAAAAGGCAGTTTTACCCGTGCCGCTGAGCAGCTGGAAGTGAGCAAAGCGGCCATGAGCCAGAAGATAAAAGAGCTGGAATCGATAGCCGGCGTCGCGTTAGTTCAACGTACCACCCGGAGTGTACGCCTGACTTACGAGGGCCAAAAGCTGGTGGATGAGATACGCGAACCTTTTGAACAGATAGAACAAAGCTTTAATGCTCTGCGGGATGCCAGCGGACCATTGCGTGGAGTGGTGCGGGTCACGGCCCCGGTAGCTTTTGCCCGTCAACAATTAGTGGGACATATTCGCAGCTTTCTGCAGCAGTATCCGGAGGTTCTGATTCAGCTGGAAGTTTCAGACCAGTTAGTTTCACTCAGTAGTGAAGGATACGATCTGGCGGTGAGGCACAGTCATCGTTTGCCGGAAACCCATGTAGTGTTACCGCTCTGCAATACCAGAACTTTGTTGGTGGCAGCTCCGGATTATCTGGCTGCTCATGGAGTACCGGATGACCCCCGCCAGCTGGCAGAGCATAGCTGCCTTTACTATCCGCGCGGCAATGAACGACCGCAATGGCGGTTATCTCATCCACAAACCGGTGAAACCCGGTCGGTGGCAGTTAAGGGCGGGTTTGCGACCAATAACAGCGAGTCGATTCGTGATGCTGCCATCAGCGGGTTGGGGATAGCAATGCTGCCGGATTTCAGTGCCAGAGCGGCTCTGGAAAACGGAGAGTTAATCCCGGTGCTGGATGAGTGGCAGGTGGTGGGTGGATTTGCGGATAAAATATGGCTGGTCAGGCCGTATTCGGCACAGGTACCCCGTGCCGTTACGGTATTCAGCCACTGGCTGAGAGAAGGTTTTCAGAACAGCCGTTGA
- a CDS encoding aldo/keto reductase, with amino-acid sequence MNYRTLGNTQVSAVGLGCMGMSQSYGATDDKASLQALQHAVALGVTFFDTAEVYGPYRNEILLGNALKSCRDQVTIATKFGLTFNRQRTDFGEITGTDGSPENTRAVAEASLKRLQTDVIDLYYLHRVDPQIPIEESIGAMADLVTEGKVRMIGLSEVSADTLRRAHAVHPIAALQSEYSLWTRDVETNGVLDTCRELGITFVPFSPLGRGFLTGTIASAAQLQEGDFRKTLPRFQAENAEANQRQLKIIQQIAAEKGCTVAQIALAWVLAQGEDIIPIPGSKQIPYIEQNVAAAAILLTDAEKQALEQSFRPENIAGARYPEAFARMGQK; translated from the coding sequence ATGAATTATCGCACTCTGGGAAACACTCAGGTCTCTGCTGTCGGGCTGGGCTGTATGGGTATGAGCCAGTCTTATGGCGCGACTGATGATAAAGCCTCTCTGCAGGCACTACAGCATGCAGTCGCGCTCGGGGTCACCTTTTTTGACACTGCTGAAGTGTATGGCCCCTATCGGAATGAAATTTTGCTGGGTAATGCGCTGAAATCCTGTCGGGATCAGGTCACGATTGCCACTAAGTTTGGCCTGACATTTAATCGCCAGCGTACTGATTTTGGTGAGATTACCGGGACTGATGGCAGCCCTGAAAATACCAGAGCGGTCGCCGAAGCTTCTCTGAAACGCCTGCAAACCGATGTTATTGACCTCTATTATTTGCACCGGGTCGATCCTCAGATACCCATTGAAGAGAGTATCGGTGCTATGGCCGATCTGGTTACCGAAGGAAAAGTACGAATGATAGGCCTGTCAGAGGTCTCAGCGGACACTCTGCGTCGCGCCCATGCAGTCCATCCCATTGCCGCATTACAGAGTGAATATTCCCTCTGGACTCGCGATGTAGAAACCAATGGAGTACTGGATACCTGTCGGGAACTGGGTATCACGTTCGTACCCTTCAGCCCGCTTGGCAGAGGATTTTTGACCGGAACTATCGCTTCCGCGGCACAATTGCAGGAAGGTGATTTCAGAAAAACACTACCACGATTTCAGGCAGAAAATGCAGAGGCTAACCAGCGCCAGCTGAAGATCATCCAACAGATTGCAGCAGAAAAAGGCTGTACTGTGGCACAGATAGCGTTAGCCTGGGTGCTGGCTCAGGGAGAAGACATTATTCCAATCCCCGGCTCTAAACAAATCCCGTACATTGAGCAGAATGTGGCCGCGGCAGCGATACTGCTGACAGATGCCGAGAAACAGGCCCTGGAACAAAGTTTCCGGCCGGAAAATATTGCCGGAGCAAGGTACCCGGAAGCGTTTGCCAGAATGGGGCAGAAATAA
- a CDS encoding tautomerase family protein codes for MPLLQFDMIEGRSENDIQTLLDTAHQVVLEAFKVPERDRYQIVQENKARNMVFQDTGLGFSRTEKFVMVRVFTSPRSDEQKQLFMKRLAEEFQRVCGIEGNDLMISFISNNKGDWSFGYGEAQYMTGTL; via the coding sequence ATGCCATTATTACAATTTGATATGATTGAAGGTCGTAGCGAAAATGATATCCAGACTTTGCTGGATACTGCACATCAGGTGGTACTGGAAGCATTTAAAGTTCCGGAGCGGGATCGTTATCAGATTGTTCAGGAAAACAAAGCCCGCAATATGGTATTTCAGGATACCGGACTGGGATTCAGCCGCACGGAAAAATTTGTCATGGTTCGGGTATTTACCAGCCCGCGTAGCGATGAACAAAAACAATTATTTATGAAGCGCCTGGCAGAAGAATTCCAGCGCGTTTGCGGGATTGAAGGCAATGACCTGATGATCTCTTTTATCAGTAATAACAAAGGCGACTGGAGCTTTGGCTACGGCGAAGCACAGTATATGACCGGAACGTTATAA